A section of the Oncorhynchus nerka isolate Pitt River linkage group LG3, Oner_Uvic_2.0, whole genome shotgun sequence genome encodes:
- the LOC115114441 gene encoding transmembrane protein 158-like, producing MLSNSPTFLLALTTVAGLLQRCHGWSDEDLLLPPINSTNRFLANLEVDVHYSKRSVEESEASSSDTSLQPLPQCNVSVQRLFPTSLVARWDSNFGFQCDVFIYTANNHGRAFFSAAINRAISPVLIEHLGVTGGQQEFRLCVGCGMSRYRRFGKSKAQQTGDPINFCCVDFSLDELNGDKSWRLNRKPIESTLVACFMTLVIIVWSVAALIWPVPIIAGFLPNGMEQRRPR from the coding sequence ATGCTGAGCAACTCCCCGACTTTTCTGCTGGCCCTAACCACGGTAGCTGGACTACTCCAGCGGTGCCACGGCTGGAGCGACGAGGACCTCCTGTTACCCCCCATCAACTCCACCAACAGATTCTTGGCCAACTTGGAGGTAGACGTGCACTACTCGAAGAGATCCGTGGAGGAGAGCGAAGCCTCATCGTCAGACACTTCGTTACAGCCGTTGCCACAGTGCAACGTCAGCGTGCAGAGACTTTTCCCCACCTCGCTAGTGGCTCGTTGGGACAGCAACTTCGGTTTCCAGTGCGATGTGTTTATATATACCGCCAATAACCATGGAAGGGCTTTTTTCTCTGCTGCTATCAACAGAGCCATCTCACCTGTTCTCATCGAACACCTCGGAGTCACCGGCGGCCAGCAGGAGTTTAGACTGTGTGTTGGATGTGGCATGTCACGATACCGGCGATTCGGCAAGTCAAAGGCTCAGCAGACGGGGGATCCCATCAATTTCTGCTGTGTTGACTTCAGCCTTGACGAACTAAATGGGGACAAAAGTTGGAGATTGAACCGTAAACCTATCGAGTCAACTCTTGTGGCTTGTTTCATGACTCTAGTGATAATAGTGTGGAGTGTTGCTGCCCTCATATGGCCGGTACCTATTATTGCAGGATTTCTGCCCAACGGAATGGAACAGAGAAGGCCGAGATAA
- the LOC115102389 gene encoding PR domain zinc finger protein 10-like, with the protein MLPNIKSLRMLLNRRLKAAVDELFGAVETTIAEYQQELCRSKEEKDRTIAEYQEKMSRSEEVNARLQRLLDVVLKPEVKLQRLEDLQQLTLSISEEVSPEQQDCSPGLGQEEPSQIKVEQEELWVISQGREQLQAMDYDTDDTDDSADTEAFISTARVKGDCNQNPSQSSHLYQVLTQREENTDRDELPSTAMQIEQIKTENVSNSDSQPPFAVNSDWSETRIESEGPPLKSKRTQTEVGPRFCTKVRESTELSHLKSPIPGNAVRHCRICAKPFITMTSLVIHAHKHRQLSRCGICGRAFESVESLKEHLHFHVTGSLSCYICGICFTEDDEVLLEEHMSNHKLYRCLGCKERFR; encoded by the exons ATGTTGCCTAACATAAAATCATTGAGAATGTTACTGAACAGGCGATTAAAAGCGGCTGTCGACGAGCTATTCGGGGCAGTTGAAACAACGATAGCAGAGTACCAGCAAGAATTATGCCGTTCAAAAGAGGAGAAAGACCGAACGATAGCAGAGTACCAGGAAAAAATGTCCCGTTCGGAAGAAGTGAACGCCCGGCTACAGAGGCTGCTGGATGTCGTTCTTAAACCAGAAGTAAAGTTACAGAGACTAGAAG ACCTCCAgcagctcactctctccatctctgaagAGGTTTCTCCTGAGCAGCAGGATTGTAGTCCTGGTCTGGGGCAGGAGGAACCTTCTCAGATTAAAGTGGAACAGGAGGAGCTATGGGTCATCAGTCAGGGACGAGAGCAGCTTCAAGCGATGGATTATGATACTGATGATACTGATGATTCTGCTGATACAGAAGCCTTCATATCTACTGCCAGAGTAAAAGGTGACTGTAATCAGAACCCAAGTCAGTCCTCACATCTTTACCAAGTTTTAACCCAACGTGAAGAAAACACAGACAGGGATGAGCTACCCAGCACCGCAATGCAAATTGAACAGATTAAAACAGAAAATGTCAGTAACAGTGACTCTCAGCCCCCATTTGCAGTCAATTCAGACTGGTCTGAAACTCGGATAGAGAGTGAAGGACCTCCACTCAAGTCAAAGAGAACACAGACAGAAGTTGGACCAAGATTCTGTACTAAAGTCAGAGAATCCACAGAGTTGTCCCATTTGAAATCCCCTATCCCCGGTAATGCTGTTCGTCATTGTAGAATATGTGCAAAACCTTTTATCACCATGACGTCTCTAGTGATTCATGCCCATAAACATAGACAGCTATCTCGGTGTGGTATCTGCGGAAGAGCCTTTGAGTCTGTAGAAAGTTTGAAAGAACATCTACATTTTCATGTTACAGGATCACTTTCTTGTTACATCTGTGGTATATGCTTCACAGAGGATGATGAGGTTTTGCTGGAAGAGCATATGAGCAATCACAAACTGTATCGCTGTCTTGGGTGTAAAGAACGTTTTCGATAA